One genomic region from Pseudomonadota bacterium encodes:
- a CDS encoding exodeoxyribonuclease VII small subunit, producing MAKPSFEESMKKLEEVVGRLEGDEVSLEDSLKLFEQGVKLMRFCHLRLNEVEEKVRILVVDENAAGRLEDFKE from the coding sequence ATGGCGAAGCCCAGTTTTGAAGAGTCAATGAAGAAGCTGGAAGAGGTGGTTGGCCGGCTTGAAGGGGATGAGGTTTCTCTCGAAGACTCGCTGAAGCTTTTTGAACAGGGGGTCAAATTGATGCGTTTTTGTCACCTGCGTTTAAACGAGGTCGAGGAAAAGGTCCGGATTTTGGTGGTGGATGAAAACGCGGCCGGTCGCCTTGAGGATTTCAAGGAATGA